From Granulicella sp. WH15, the proteins below share one genomic window:
- a CDS encoding alkene reductase, which translates to MSKLLEPLKVGAWTLPNRVVMAPLTRVRGTVDHLPTPIMAEYYRQRASAGLIISEGTPVSPMGVGYAQVPGIWSQEQVERWKPVTAAVHEAGGRILAQIWHVGRMSDPMFLDGRQPVSASAIKPSGHVSLVRPLKEFVTPRALELDEVKGVIEEFRKGAANAQAAGFDGVEIHGANGYLLDQFLQSGTNVRTDEYGGSVENRARLMLEVADAAASVFGADRVGMHLAPRSDAHGISDANPRETFTYVATELGKRGLAFLCAREFLDNDWLGPSLKQAFGGVYIANEKFDQAQAEQVIEAGEADAVAFGKMWIANPDLVRRFAEGAPLNTPNPETFYAHGPEGYTDYPAL; encoded by the coding sequence TTGTCGAAGCTACTGGAGCCGCTGAAAGTCGGCGCATGGACTCTGCCGAATCGTGTCGTCATGGCACCGCTGACGCGGGTGCGTGGAACCGTCGATCATCTGCCGACGCCGATCATGGCCGAGTACTATCGGCAGCGAGCCTCGGCCGGGCTGATTATCTCCGAGGGAACGCCGGTCTCGCCGATGGGTGTGGGATATGCGCAGGTGCCGGGCATCTGGTCGCAGGAACAGGTAGAGCGGTGGAAGCCGGTGACCGCAGCCGTACACGAGGCGGGAGGCAGGATACTCGCGCAGATATGGCATGTGGGGCGTATGTCCGATCCGATGTTTCTCGACGGGCGGCAGCCGGTCTCGGCGAGTGCGATTAAGCCGAGCGGGCACGTCTCGCTGGTCAGGCCGCTGAAGGAGTTTGTGACGCCGCGTGCGCTGGAGTTGGACGAGGTCAAGGGCGTCATCGAGGAGTTCCGCAAGGGAGCGGCGAATGCGCAGGCGGCGGGGTTTGATGGAGTGGAGATTCATGGGGCCAACGGCTATCTGCTGGACCAGTTTTTGCAGTCGGGCACCAATGTGCGGACGGATGAGTACGGCGGTTCGGTGGAGAACCGTGCGCGGCTGATGCTGGAGGTGGCGGATGCGGCGGCTTCGGTGTTTGGGGCCGATCGGGTGGGGATGCACCTGGCTCCGCGCTCGGACGCGCATGGGATCTCGGACGCGAACCCGCGGGAGACGTTTACGTACGTCGCCACGGAGCTGGGCAAGCGCGGGCTGGCGTTTCTGTGTGCGCGGGAGTTCCTCGACAACGATTGGCTGGGGCCTAGCCTGAAGCAGGCGTTCGGCGGGGTGTATATCGCGAATGAGAAGTTCGACCAGGCGCAGGCGGAGCAGGTGATCGAGGCCGGGGAGGCGGATGCGGTGGCGTTTGGGAAGATGTGGATCGCCAATCCGGATCTGGTGCGGCGGTTTGCCGAGGGTGCGCCGTTGAATACGCCGAATCCGGAGACGTTTTATGCGCATGGGCCGGAGGGGTATACGGATTATCCGGCGCTGTAG
- a CDS encoding NAD-dependent epimerase/dehydratase family protein, which translates to MRFKLILTGATGLVGEGVLLECLEHPAVMQVLSVSRKSCGRQHPKLTECLVPDFMELDAVANQLSGYDACFYCAGISSRGMTEAAYSHVTYDVPLHFAETLLRLNPQMIFCHMSGGHADSSEKGRVMWARVKGRAENAMMRLGFRRVYNFRPGFMKPTDGQRNVPPFYRAISRLYPVLRVLLPSQVLTMQQVGLAMIESVLKGYPKQVLEIKDMQALAGS; encoded by the coding sequence ATGAGATTCAAGCTGATTCTTACCGGAGCCACCGGGTTGGTGGGTGAGGGCGTGCTTCTGGAGTGCCTGGAGCATCCGGCGGTGATGCAGGTGTTGAGCGTGAGCCGAAAGTCCTGCGGGAGGCAGCATCCCAAGCTGACCGAGTGTCTCGTTCCTGATTTTATGGAGCTGGATGCGGTCGCCAACCAGTTGAGCGGCTACGATGCCTGCTTCTACTGCGCGGGCATTAGCTCGCGGGGCATGACTGAGGCTGCGTACAGCCATGTGACCTACGATGTGCCCCTGCACTTCGCCGAGACGCTGCTGCGGCTGAACCCGCAGATGATCTTCTGCCACATGTCGGGCGGCCACGCCGACAGCTCCGAGAAGGGCCGGGTGATGTGGGCGAGGGTCAAGGGACGAGCCGAGAACGCGATGATGCGGTTGGGCTTTCGGCGGGTCTATAACTTCCGTCCCGGCTTTATGAAGCCGACCGACGGGCAGCGCAATGTTCCGCCGTTTTATCGGGCGATCAGCCGTCTGTACCCGGTGCTGCGCGTGCTGCTGCCGAGCCAGGTGCTGACTATGCAGCAAGTGGGGCTGGCCATGATCGAGAGCGTGCTGAAGGGGTATCCGAAGCAGGTGCTGGAGATCAAGGATATGCAGGCGCTGGCCGGAAGCTAG
- the rsmD gene encoding 16S rRNA (guanine(966)-N(2))-methyltransferase RsmD, whose product MRVIAGTYRSRLLASPPGISTRPTSDRLRETLFNILAPRLEGCKFVDLYAGTGAVGIEAISRGAAFVWFAEKAEPALKSLRGNLAALKIAQGYSVDDRGTGALLQKVAKLKGQIDIVFLDPPYEAEAEYEGTLRFLGSDAGRGMLAEGAVVLAEHASKGKFKLAERYGGLVRTREYRQGEASVSFYAVAAE is encoded by the coding sequence ATGAGGGTGATTGCAGGGACGTACCGGTCGCGGCTGCTGGCCTCGCCGCCGGGGATTTCGACCAGGCCGACGAGCGATCGGCTGCGGGAGACGCTGTTCAATATTCTGGCTCCACGGCTGGAGGGCTGTAAGTTTGTGGACCTGTATGCGGGGACCGGAGCGGTGGGGATCGAGGCCATCAGCCGGGGCGCGGCGTTTGTGTGGTTCGCCGAGAAGGCCGAGCCTGCGTTGAAGTCGCTGCGAGGGAACCTGGCTGCGTTGAAGATCGCGCAGGGTTACTCGGTGGACGACCGGGGGACCGGGGCTCTGTTGCAGAAGGTGGCGAAGCTGAAGGGGCAGATCGATATTGTGTTTCTGGACCCGCCGTATGAGGCCGAGGCGGAGTACGAGGGGACGCTGCGATTTCTGGGCAGTGACGCCGGGCGGGGGATGCTGGCCGAGGGCGCGGTGGTGTTGGCCGAACACGCCTCGAAGGGGAAGTTCAAGCTGGCCGAGCGGTATGGCGGGTTGGTGAGGACGCGGGAGTATCGGCAGGGAGAGGCTTCGGTGAGTTTTTACGCGGTTGCGGCCGAGTAA
- a CDS encoding CBS domain-containing protein: MRGWSFPIGRVLGVDLRIHTFFVLLCAFSISYATFVGVGTHRGVALWLLLLLAVAVREIARAVAATWFSLELRGILLLPTGGLLTFSPEASVRAQSPAIQRRMAMVGPIANFSFGLIMAAVILTFAPSTDLLSLRWVSPAHLLRALVWVNILLGAINLLPAWPLDGARVFRSELLPAGAGATSRSSRLLAILGPAIALILIAGGMIVVNMWMIIMGITILLGAQMESLPLLQPVTATDDPSQPSVPTGAEAVTMRDVMLTDFTTLSASATLEDAMLHAGHTLQDVYPVVRGNNLVGAVSRQNILEALESNGNSYVQGVMTRSFQTASPNDSLVATLRRIMGTLAGQGAQLVPIVEGERIVGIITPQNLQRSMTTLNQTRRLKQATLASKQNDR, translated from the coding sequence ATGCGCGGATGGTCCTTCCCGATCGGCAGAGTTCTCGGCGTGGATCTCCGCATCCACACCTTCTTCGTATTGCTCTGCGCGTTTTCCATCAGCTACGCCACCTTCGTCGGCGTGGGCACCCACCGTGGCGTGGCCCTGTGGCTGCTGCTGCTGCTCGCCGTGGCCGTGCGCGAGATCGCCCGCGCCGTCGCAGCCACCTGGTTCTCGCTGGAGCTGCGCGGCATCCTGCTGCTGCCCACTGGCGGCCTGCTCACCTTCTCGCCCGAAGCCAGCGTCCGCGCCCAGAGCCCCGCCATCCAGCGCCGCATGGCCATGGTCGGCCCCATCGCCAACTTCTCCTTCGGCCTCATCATGGCGGCCGTCATCCTGACCTTCGCCCCCTCGACCGACCTGCTCTCGCTGCGCTGGGTCTCCCCCGCGCACCTGCTCCGCGCCCTGGTCTGGGTCAACATTTTGCTCGGAGCCATCAACCTGCTGCCCGCCTGGCCGCTCGACGGCGCGCGCGTCTTCCGTAGCGAGCTGCTGCCCGCCGGTGCAGGAGCCACCTCCCGCAGCTCGCGCCTGCTGGCCATCCTCGGCCCCGCCATCGCGCTCATCCTCATCGCGGGCGGCATGATCGTCGTCAATATGTGGATGATTATCATGGGCATCACCATCCTGCTCGGCGCCCAGATGGAGTCGCTGCCCCTCCTCCAGCCCGTCACCGCCACCGACGATCCCAGCCAGCCGTCCGTTCCCACCGGGGCCGAGGCTGTCACCATGCGCGACGTCATGCTGACCGACTTCACCACCCTCTCGGCCTCGGCCACGCTGGAGGACGCCATGCTGCACGCCGGGCACACCCTGCAGGACGTCTATCCCGTCGTCCGCGGCAACAATCTGGTCGGAGCGGTCTCGCGCCAGAACATCCTTGAGGCGCTGGAGTCGAACGGCAACAGCTACGTGCAGGGCGTGATGACGCGCAGCTTCCAGACGGCCTCGCCGAACGACTCGCTGGTGGCCACGCTGCGGCGCATCATGGGCACGCTGGCGGGCCAGGGTGCGCAGTTAGTGCCAATCGTCGAGGGCGAGCGCATCGTCGGCATCATCACTCCGCAGAACCTGCAACGGTCGATGACCACCCTCAACCAGACCCGCCGCCTGAAGCAAGCCACCCTCGCATCAAAACAGAACGACCGCTGA